The following proteins are encoded in a genomic region of Oncorhynchus gorbuscha isolate QuinsamMale2020 ecotype Even-year unplaced genomic scaffold, OgorEven_v1.0 Un_scaffold_1021, whole genome shotgun sequence:
- the LOC124021010 gene encoding zinc finger protein 501-like produces the protein MASVKVEDYSQTLELNVNIKDEEEEKIGKSVNHGDHVETFSTSREHQQEDHIAKRSHHCTHCEEIFPFLSKLKIHLKIHTGEKLYSCSECGKCFKTSTSLKLHQRTHTGEKLYSCSECGKCFKTSTSLKLHQRTHKGEKPYSCSECGARFSHRDTLKQHEHIHTGKKPYSCSDCGASFSHRNTLKQHERIHTGEKPYSCSDCGRSFSQLCHLKRHERLHAGEKPYSCSDCGSRFSQRGTLKHHERIHKGEKPYSCSDCGASFSRLGTLKKHERIHTGEKPYFCSDCGKSFSQLGTLKQHERIHTGEKPYSCSYCGKSFSRPCTLQKHERIHTGEKPYSCYDCGASFSRPDTLKQHDCIHTGEKPYSCSDCVKCFKTSTELKVHQRTHTGEKPYSCSDCGKNFSHLGNLKQHEHIHTGEKTYFCHDCGKSFHQLGTLKQHERIHTGEKPYSCSDCVKCFKTSTDLKVHQRTHTGEKPYFCPDCGKSFSRLGTLKQHERIHKGEKPYS, from the exons atggcatcagtgaaggTGGAAGACtacagtcaaacactggagctgaatgtcaacattaaagatgaagaagaggagaagattgGGAAATCTGTTAATCATG gagaccatGTTGAGACATTCTCTACATCCAGAGAGCATCAACAGGAAGATCACATAGCAAAGAGGTCTCACCACTGCACACATTGTGAGGAGATTTTCCCATTTCTATCAAAGCTAAAAATACACctaaaaatacacacaggagaaaagctttactcctgctctgaatgtggaaaatgcttcaaaacatcaacatcactaaaacttcatcagagaacacacacaggagaaaagctttactcctgctctgaatgtggaaaatgcttcaaaacatcaacatcactaaaacttcatcagagaacacacaaaggagagaagccttactcctgctctgaatGTGGGGCGCGTTTCTCTCATCGGGATACCTTAAAACAACATGAACATATACACACAGGgaagaagccttactcctgctctgactgcggGGCGAGTTTCTCTCATCGGAACACCTTAAAACAACATgaacgtatacacacaggagagaagccttactcctgctctgactgtggaaggAGTTTCTCTCAACTGTGCCACCTAAAAAGACATGAGCGTTTACAtgcaggagagaagccttactcctgctctgactgtggatcGAGATTTTCTCAACGGGGCACCTTAAAACACCATGAACGTATACAcaaaggagagaagccttactcctgctctgactgtggggcgAGTTTCTCTCGGCTGGGCACTTTAAAAAAACACgaacgtatacacacaggagagaagccttacttctgctctgactgtggaaagagtttctctcaACTGGGTACCTTAAAACAACATgaacgtatacacacaggagagaagccttactcctgctcttactgtggaaagagtttctcgCGACCGTGCACCTTACAAAAACATGAACGTATacacacgggagagaagccttactcctgctatGACTGTGGGGCGAGTTTCTCTCGTCCAGACACCTTAAAACAACATGAttgtatacacacaggagagaagccttactcctgctctgactgtgtaaaatgcttcaaaacatcaACTGAACTTAaagttcaccagagaacacacacaggagagaagccttactcctgctctgactgtggaaagaatTTCTCTCACCTGGGCAACTTAAAACAacatgaacacatacacacaggagagaagactTACTTCTGCcatgactgtggaaagagtttccaTCAACTGGGTACCTTAAAACAACATgaacgtatacacacaggagagaagccttactcctgctctgactgtgtaaaatgcttcaaaacatcaACTGACCTAAaagttcaccagagaacacacacaggagagaagccttacttctgccctgactgtggaaagagtttctctcgGCTGGGCACCTTAAAACAACATGAACGTATACAcaaaggagagaagccttactcctga